In Chryseobacterium scophthalmum, the genomic stretch TCGGAAGAAACTAATATAGAAGGTTTTATCAAACTTATTTTTAAGGGAATAACAGATTAGAGAGAATACTTACAGAACTATCACGTTGTATATCTTGACTTTTTACTCACAGCAATTTGCTACTATCAATGTAAAAAAATATTTCAGCCATTGACAGCATTGTCAATGGTTTTTTTAAAATCATCCGTAACGCTACCAATAAGTAGACAGCTCGAAAAACCAATTTCCAAGAGAGCTTTACAGACTTTCTCGTCATCAATATCACTATGAGCAATTAGCTTTACAGAGGAATATTCCGTTCTCAATTTTTGAAGTTTTGCTATTATCTTTTTTTCGTAGAAATCAAGGTCGATTATACAAATGTTAGGTAGTGTATTTAATATTGACAATTGATGTAATCCATCTTCTATCGTTTCAGACCGAAATATTACTTCAATGCCTGAAGCAGTGAACTCGTTGCAGATTAAATCCAAAATCGGACTTCTATCATTAATAAAGGCGAGTGATTTTTTTTGTTGTGCGGTACCAGTTTCCATATCATCATACTTTTTTAAGTTGATGTAGTCCTGCACAAAAAAAGAAGCGCAGGCAACTACACTTAACGCACATTGAGGTACTGGTATACCCGACAACGAATAAGCGAGCGCCCACGCCTATGGCATGAGCGTTCTTCCTTATCGTCCCGTTGTCTAAAAATTACCAGTTTTCAATGTGGGACTTAAAGCAAAAACACTTTAAGATTTTCTATATTTTCAATAGCAAAGATACTA encodes the following:
- a CDS encoding response regulator transcription factor produces the protein METGTAQQKKSLAFINDRSPILDLICNEFTASGIEVIFRSETIEDGLHQLSILNTLPNICIIDLDFYEKKIIAKLQKLRTEYSSVKLIAHSDIDDEKVCKALLEIGFSSCLLIGSVTDDFKKTIDNAVNG